A window from Flavobacterium gyeonganense encodes these proteins:
- a CDS encoding dipeptide epimerase, producing the protein MKLILRTYNLKLKHTFRISRKSIDFQPSLIVELQDDGFSGYGEATSNPYYNITIEILQQDIEKIRAIVEESHDETPEEFWLKINPFLKDNPFALCALDNAYNDLYARKKGKKLYELWNYDISHNPLTNYTIGIDTIENMVLKMKGFPWPIYKIKLGTPEDIEIVTELRKHTNAIFRVDANCAWTVDETLKNAIILKNLGVEFIEQPLKADDWYGHKEVFENAVLPVIADENCIAEEDIAKCHNHFHGVNIKLMKCGGITPGRRMIAESKKRGLKTMVGCMTESTVGISAIAHLLPELDYVDMDGSLLLAEDIADGVTIKNGKTYYPDRAGTGVILF; encoded by the coding sequence ATGAAATTAATCTTAAGAACTTATAATCTAAAGCTAAAACACACTTTTAGAATTTCAAGGAAATCTATCGATTTTCAGCCTTCACTAATAGTAGAATTACAGGATGATGGATTTTCAGGATATGGTGAAGCTACTTCGAATCCGTATTACAACATTACTATAGAAATTTTGCAGCAGGATATTGAAAAAATCCGTGCTATTGTAGAAGAATCGCATGATGAAACTCCAGAAGAATTTTGGTTGAAAATAAATCCGTTTTTAAAAGACAATCCTTTTGCGTTATGTGCCCTGGATAATGCCTATAATGATTTGTATGCACGAAAAAAGGGTAAAAAGTTATATGAATTATGGAATTATGATATTAGCCATAATCCATTAACGAATTATACCATTGGGATAGACACTATTGAAAACATGGTCTTGAAGATGAAAGGATTTCCATGGCCGATTTATAAAATAAAGTTAGGAACTCCTGAGGATATTGAAATTGTAACCGAATTGCGAAAACACACCAATGCCATTTTTAGGGTTGATGCCAATTGCGCCTGGACTGTTGATGAAACCCTGAAAAATGCAATTATTCTGAAAAACTTAGGTGTTGAATTTATTGAACAGCCCTTGAAAGCGGATGATTGGTATGGGCATAAAGAAGTTTTTGAAAATGCTGTTTTGCCTGTTATAGCCGATGAAAATTGTATTGCAGAAGAAGATATCGCCAAATGTCACAATCATTTTCATGGTGTAAACATAAAATTGATGAAATGCGGAGGAATTACTCCGGGAAGAAGAATGATTGCCGAATCTAAAAAACGGGGACTAAAAACAATGGTGGGCTGTATGACAGAATCTACTGTCGGAATTTCAGCAATAGCGCATTTGTTGCCGGAATTAGATTATGTTGACATGGATGGCTCATTATTATTAGCAGAAGATATTGCGGACGGTGTAACAATAAAAAACGGGAAAACTTATTATCCGGACAGAGCAGGAACAGGAGTGATTTTATTCTAA
- a CDS encoding DUF5694 domain-containing protein, protein MKKIALLLVLTIVFNTVSAQSKKKQILLLGTFHFENPGLDVAKVNTFNVMSDKSQKELENITNKIKKFGPDKIFIEWNYEKQDNLDKFYNKNTDSLLHKDADEIVQLALRSAKKLGHKKLYGIDYNNADFPYESLVKGMKEANQLDLIRKNEETMKYYQTDHNKKITKYSLTELLLDTNTKASIEGNIGWYLQTAIKGGKKDNFVGAFLVSEWYRRNLYMYALIQKLTESQDDKIMVLLGAGHTAMIREFVEHNPEFEIVELATVLK, encoded by the coding sequence ATGAAAAAAATCGCTTTATTATTAGTTTTGACAATTGTATTCAACACTGTTTCTGCTCAATCAAAGAAGAAGCAAATATTATTACTAGGAACTTTCCATTTTGAGAATCCGGGACTTGATGTTGCCAAAGTAAATACCTTTAATGTAATGTCAGACAAGAGCCAGAAAGAATTGGAAAACATAACTAATAAGATTAAGAAGTTTGGTCCGGATAAAATTTTTATTGAATGGAATTATGAAAAACAAGACAATCTGGATAAATTCTACAATAAAAATACGGATAGTTTACTGCACAAAGATGCAGATGAGATAGTTCAATTGGCCTTAAGATCGGCTAAGAAACTTGGGCATAAAAAACTTTATGGAATTGATTACAACAATGCTGATTTTCCGTATGAGAGTTTGGTAAAAGGAATGAAAGAAGCCAATCAATTGGATTTAATCAGGAAGAATGAAGAAACAATGAAGTATTATCAAACAGATCACAATAAAAAGATTACGAAGTATTCTTTGACTGAATTGCTTTTGGATACAAATACAAAAGCATCAATTGAAGGCAATATTGGCTGGTATCTTCAAACCGCTATTAAAGGTGGAAAGAAAGATAATTTTGTTGGAGCCTTTTTAGTTTCTGAATGGTATAGAAGGAATTTGTATATGTATGCTTTAATTCAAAAACTTACTGAAAGTCAAGATGATAAAATAATGGTTTTATTAGGAGCCGGACATACAGCAATGATTAGGGAATTTGTGGAACATAATCCTGAATTTGAAATTGTGGAACTGGCAACTGTTTTAAAATAA
- a CDS encoding DUF1456 family protein: MTNNDILKKLRVALMLRDDQIVEILELVDFRITKSELGAFFRAEDHPNYMECGDQVLRNFLNGLVIHLRGTKENPKNPNDVLAKHKAEIPKKDNTKERPEFKAAPKDSERGRGDQSPSKSGSAAKKTKKKEFPKGNGKPSVVEKVVYKNGKNKK; encoded by the coding sequence ATGACAAACAACGATATCTTAAAAAAACTTCGCGTGGCTTTAATGCTCCGTGATGATCAAATAGTTGAAATTTTAGAATTAGTAGATTTTAGAATTACAAAATCAGAATTAGGTGCTTTTTTCAGAGCAGAAGATCATCCTAACTATATGGAATGCGGCGATCAGGTTTTGCGTAACTTTCTAAACGGACTAGTTATTCATTTAAGAGGAACGAAAGAAAATCCAAAGAATCCAAATGATGTTTTGGCGAAGCATAAAGCTGAAATTCCGAAGAAAGATAATACGAAAGAAAGACCTGAGTTTAAAGCTGCGCCAAAAGACAGCGAAAGAGGAAGAGGAGATCAAAGTCCCTCAAAGTCTGGTTCGGCAGCTAAAAAAACTAAAAAGAAAGAATTTCCAAAAGGAAATGGAAAACCATCTGTTGTAGAAAAAGTAGTTTACAAAAACGGTAAGAATAAGAAATAA
- a CDS encoding sensor histidine kinase: MKLKIPFYYHIILFLGLFITFYLWDIGVNNREMDFVFSTMYFSFNVTFILSIFIVYILNFYTFCDWFFNNKKIVFYLLSIPVSLLIFAGIRYFLQEVIVFELTGIHNYAEKTREVTYYIRDNFFFGLPAIILSALSYLFWQFQNTYKLNQQLILENKKAELQMLKSQVSPHFLFNTLNSFYSQLILKEDQMASDILVLSDLLRYVITETDKEEVLLSKEIQFIENYIHLQKKRFEDQLYLNFEIEGNYTTEKIIPAALIHFVENVFKHGKLNNCDEKAIISIKIKDDFLAISTFNYNVGGENYSSTGIGFENLTKRLEYAYKDQFILEKTSENNTFKTYLKIPLNN, encoded by the coding sequence ATGAAGCTAAAAATTCCTTTCTATTATCATATCATACTTTTCCTGGGACTATTTATCACTTTCTATCTTTGGGATATTGGAGTAAATAATCGCGAAATGGATTTTGTTTTCAGCACTATGTATTTCTCATTTAATGTGACTTTTATTCTGTCAATTTTTATCGTTTATATTCTTAATTTTTATACTTTTTGTGATTGGTTTTTTAATAACAAGAAAATAGTATTCTACCTATTGAGTATTCCTGTTTCATTATTGATTTTTGCGGGAATTCGTTATTTTTTACAGGAAGTTATCGTTTTTGAACTTACAGGAATTCATAATTATGCTGAAAAAACAAGAGAAGTAACGTATTATATCCGTGACAATTTCTTCTTTGGTTTACCAGCTATTATTTTAAGTGCTTTAAGCTATTTATTTTGGCAATTTCAGAATACATACAAACTAAATCAACAATTGATTTTAGAGAATAAAAAAGCCGAATTACAAATGCTGAAATCTCAGGTAAGTCCACATTTTTTGTTTAATACTCTGAATTCATTTTATAGCCAGCTGATTTTGAAAGAGGATCAAATGGCTTCGGATATCTTGGTCTTGTCCGATTTGCTTCGTTACGTCATTACAGAAACAGATAAAGAAGAGGTTTTACTCTCTAAAGAAATTCAGTTTATAGAAAATTATATTCATTTACAGAAGAAAAGATTTGAAGATCAGCTCTATTTAAATTTTGAGATTGAAGGAAATTACACGACCGAAAAAATTATTCCGGCTGCCTTAATACATTTCGTCGAAAATGTTTTTAAACATGGAAAACTTAATAATTGTGATGAAAAAGCAATTATTTCAATCAAAATAAAAGACGATTTCTTAGCAATTTCTACCTTTAATTACAATGTTGGAGGCGAAAATTATTCTTCGACCGGAATTGGTTTTGAGAATCTTACCAAACGTTTGGAATATGCATACAAAGATCAATTTATACTTGAGAAAACGTCAGAAAACAATACCTTTAAAACGTATTTAAAAATTCCTTTAAACAACTAA
- the sucC gene encoding ADP-forming succinate--CoA ligase subunit beta, with protein MNIHEYQGKEILASYGVRIQRGIVANNAVEAVAAAKQLTAETGTGWHVIKAQIHAGGRGKGGGVKLAKNLQQVEEIAGQIIGMQLITPQTSAEGKKVNKVLVAEDVYYPGESETSEFYVSVLLNRATGRNMIMYSTEGGMDIEEVAEHTPHLIFTEEVDPSVGLQGFQARRIAFNLGLSGNAFKEMVKFIDALYNAYIGSDASMFEINPVLKTSDNKIMAVDAKVNIDDNALYRQPKYAEMRDIREENPIEVEAKEVGLNYVDLDGTVGCMVNGAGLAMATMDLIKYAGFEPANFLDVGGTADAKRVETAFRIILKDPNVKAILINIFGGIVRCDRVAQGVVDAYKNMGDAINVPIIVRLQGTNAEIAKELIDNSGMPILSAVQFQEAADQVKAALS; from the coding sequence ATGAACATACACGAATATCAAGGAAAAGAAATTCTAGCGAGTTACGGAGTACGCATTCAACGCGGAATTGTAGCTAACAATGCGGTTGAAGCTGTTGCTGCTGCAAAACAATTAACTGCTGAAACCGGAACAGGATGGCATGTAATTAAAGCACAAATTCACGCGGGTGGACGTGGAAAAGGTGGTGGAGTTAAGCTAGCTAAAAATTTACAACAAGTTGAAGAAATTGCAGGACAAATTATCGGAATGCAATTAATTACTCCTCAAACTTCTGCTGAGGGTAAAAAAGTAAACAAAGTTTTAGTAGCTGAAGATGTTTACTATCCTGGTGAAAGTGAAACTTCTGAATTTTATGTTTCTGTTTTATTAAATAGAGCTACAGGTCGCAATATGATCATGTATTCTACTGAAGGTGGAATGGATATCGAAGAAGTTGCTGAACACACGCCACACTTAATTTTTACTGAAGAAGTAGATCCTTCTGTTGGATTACAAGGTTTTCAGGCAAGAAGAATTGCTTTCAATTTAGGTCTTTCTGGAAATGCTTTTAAAGAAATGGTGAAATTCATCGATGCATTATACAATGCTTACATTGGTTCTGATGCTTCTATGTTCGAAATCAACCCAGTTCTTAAAACATCTGATAATAAAATTATGGCTGTTGATGCTAAAGTAAATATCGATGATAATGCTTTATACAGACAACCAAAATATGCTGAAATGCGTGATATTCGTGAGGAGAATCCAATCGAAGTTGAAGCTAAAGAAGTTGGTCTAAACTATGTTGACCTTGACGGTACTGTAGGATGTATGGTAAACGGAGCTGGTCTTGCTATGGCTACTATGGACTTAATTAAATATGCTGGTTTCGAGCCTGCTAACTTCCTTGACGTAGGAGGAACTGCTGATGCTAAGCGTGTTGAAACAGCTTTCCGTATCATCTTGAAAGACCCAAACGTAAAAGCGATTTTAATTAACATCTTTGGAGGAATCGTTCGTTGTGACCGTGTTGCTCAGGGTGTTGTTGACGCTTACAAAAACATGGGAGATGCTATCAATGTGCCAATCATTGTTCGTTTGCAAGGAACTAACGCTGAAATTGCAAAAGAATTAATTGACAACTCTGGTATGCCAATCTTATCTGCAGTCCAATTTCAGGAAGCTGCTGACCAGGTTAAAGCTGCTTTATCTTAA
- a CDS encoding LytR/AlgR family response regulator transcription factor: MKLKCIIVDDEPPATRILKSYVEKVSFLEEVGIFNDSLKALEFLNSNKVDVIFLDIQMPQLTGLQISRIISKDIKVIFTTAYPDFALEGFELNATDYLLKPIAFERFYQAATKLIEEPKKESETINNSSDFIFVKTDGKNKFQKLLLEEILYVESLQNYVCIHTKKQQIITHSSLKNIIESLPERNFIQIHKSYVIALKQIESTDSFSVFINGKELPIGATFKDAFFYRIDQNKI, encoded by the coding sequence ATGAAACTTAAATGTATCATTGTGGATGATGAACCACCGGCAACCCGTATCTTAAAAAGCTATGTTGAGAAAGTTTCCTTTCTTGAAGAAGTGGGCATTTTTAATGATTCCTTAAAAGCTTTGGAGTTTTTAAATTCAAATAAAGTCGATGTTATTTTTTTGGATATCCAAATGCCGCAATTAACAGGTTTGCAGATTTCCAGAATTATTTCTAAAGATATCAAAGTCATTTTTACAACGGCATATCCTGACTTTGCCTTAGAAGGTTTCGAATTAAATGCTACTGATTATTTATTGAAACCCATTGCTTTTGAACGCTTTTATCAGGCTGCCACCAAATTGATTGAAGAGCCAAAAAAAGAATCAGAAACAATTAATAATTCATCTGATTTTATTTTTGTAAAAACTGATGGCAAAAATAAATTTCAGAAATTGCTTTTAGAGGAAATTTTGTATGTAGAAAGTCTTCAGAATTATGTTTGTATTCATACTAAAAAACAGCAAATTATCACACATTCTTCTTTAAAAAACATAATCGAATCATTGCCGGAAAGAAATTTCATTCAGATACATAAATCCTATGTTATCGCTTTAAAACAAATCGAATCTACAGACAGTTTTTCTGTTTTTATTAATGGAAAAGAATTGCCGATTGGTGCTACGTTCAAAGATGCTTTCTTTTATAGAATCGACCAGAATAAGATATAA